The genomic DNA GAGATTCTACTCATTTAGTGAGGGTGGAAATGGATCTAGGTGGCAGAGATGCAGAAGCGATTCGACAGTATGCACGCGATCGCTCAATTGCTCAAATTGCCTGGATCAACTCCGATGGTACACCCACTATTGAAGCAGTCCGTTAACAGGTAATATTACAAATTGTTAAGCTAGAAACGGCTGATTCAATAAAGAGAGGGAATCAAGAAAATGGCACATACAATAGTAACGGATGTTTGTGAAGGTGTTGCAGACTGCGTAAGTGCTTGTCCTGTAGCTTGTATCCATGAAGGACCCGGTAAAAACGTCAAAGGAACAGATTGGTACTGGATAGACTTTTCTACCTGCATTGACTGTGGCATCTGTTTACAAGTTTGCCCAGTAGAAGACGCAATTTTAGCCGAAGAACGGCCAGAATTGCAAAAAATTGCAGAATAATCATTAGTGATTAACAGGATAATAACCGACAATAAAACACTAAGTTGGTTTGCTATTTGATGCACTCCCCCACATTAATGCTGGGGGATTCTGGGTGACAAAATGAGCAACATAGGCTGAAATCAGCAGGTCTATTCAAGAAATTAATTCTCAATCAGATACAATCTTATATTGGTAACCTTATATGAAATTAATGGAGCAACTTCCTTTACCTGCACCTATCCACTACGAACTTATACTGCAACTGTTAGAAAAGCAAACGCTGAATGCTGTCAACAACAATCAAGATTTACGGCATGAAGTCAATCAATTAATTATTACCCTCAGAAAAGCCGCAGCACAGCAAAAGCGATTAGAAGAAATTTGTCAAGCTTCCTCTGTAGAAGTTGATCACCGTTGGTCACTCAACCATCATCATGGAAAAGCCATAACGCCAGATTGATACCTAGAACAGATGTGACTCTCTCAGGTACTATAATCTGATGACTAACATCTTGTTATATTGTCAATTACGAAAAAATCAGGTTTATAGCCTTGGATGTTGGCAATAGAATTTTTGGCAGGATATGAAATAGCAAACTGATTGAATTTGTAGATGAATATCTAACTATAAATTTGTCATCAGCAACAATCACACAGACAGTATGTAGTAGAAGTGGTCTATGAAAAAGAGGAAACAGATTATGGTTTAGACAGTAATGCTATAGCAGCGATTGATTCATGCTGATGTCAATGGTAGTTTGAATATTTTACGTAAAGTAGTCCCGACAGCTTTTAGTCTAGGGATAGGGGGCGTTGTAGTTTGCCCTGTCGGGGTTATTCCCGACAAATGAAAGGCATGAGATATTTGTCTATGTTTTTTGGAACTATTCACTCTTATTGGATTTTTAGGATAGAGATAATGGACGATAAGCTAATGTTGATGATTCCTGGACCGACCCCAGTTCCAGAAGCGGCTTTACTAGCATTGGCCAAACACCCCATTGGCCACCGCACGGCTGAATTTAGCAACATGATGGGGGAAGTAACCGAAAACCTAAAATGGTTGCACCAAACTGAAAATGATGTACTGATGCTGAATGTCAGTGGTACTGGTGCTGTAGAAGCAGGAATGATTA from Okeanomitos corallinicola TIOX110 includes the following:
- a CDS encoding DUF5340 domain-containing protein, whose amino-acid sequence is MEQLPLPAPIHYELILQLLEKQTLNAVNNNQDLRHEVNQLIITLRKAAAQQKRLEEICQASSVEVDHRWSLNHHHGKAITPD
- a CDS encoding ferredoxin family protein, producing MAHTIVTDVCEGVADCVSACPVACIHEGPGKNVKGTDWYWIDFSTCIDCGICLQVCPVEDAILAEERPELQKIAE